One Podarcis muralis chromosome 1, rPodMur119.hap1.1, whole genome shotgun sequence genomic window carries:
- the LOC144325261 gene encoding uncharacterized protein LOC144325261: MNNAEELWCRRYQEEKKMLSYINMMKVGEVFGTFFNEQQRRFFLRTALLAIYSPDRRVSEAGILLVYSILGNAEELMDVEEKQVKKKIWHQLHKFRVCNELPVAVQSLSASKGDVLMEDLDDYVQL; encoded by the exons ATGAATAATGCCGAAGAACTCTGGTGCAGGAGGTACCAAGAAGAGAAGAAGATGCTCTCTTACATAAACATGATGAAAGTTGGAGAG GTGTTTGGGACATTCTTCAATGAACAACAAAGAAGATTCTTTCTAAGAACAGCTTTGTTAGCTATTTATAGTCCGGACCGGAGGGTCAGTGAAGCAGGGATCCTCCTTGTTTATTCTATCCTTGGGAATGCAGAAGAACTAATGGATGTGGAG GAAAAAcaagtaaagaaaaaaatatggcaTCAGCTCCACAAATTTCGAGTTTGCAATGAATTGCCTGTGGCGGTACAAAGCCTCTCTGCAAGCAAAG GTGACGTGCTGATGGAGGATCTTGATGATTACGTACAGTTGTAA